In the Silene latifolia isolate original U9 population chromosome 1, ASM4854445v1, whole genome shotgun sequence genome, cacttaCTCACATAGTCCACCGCCACTAATATATACTCGTATCCATAGGAGGAAGGATAGGGGCCTTGGTAATCAATCCCCCATACATCAAACAATTCAACCTCTAGTATGTAGTTCATGGGCATCTCATTCCTCCTTGAAATATTACCACTTCGTTGGCATTTGTCACATCCCTTGACATAACTTGCCACATCATGAAATAGGGTAGGCCAATAGAAACCGCATTGGAGCACCCTGGGGGTTCTTGAACTTccatgccctccacttggcatgttatggcaatgagagattatcGGTTTCACCTCTTCACTTGGAATGCACCTTCTAATTATCCCATCCGCACAAGATTTGTAAAGGCATGGTTCCtcccaaaaatattgcttaaGATCATGAAAGAATTTCTTCCTCTTATGGGAGTCATAGTCATGTGGGATGACCCCGGATACCAAGTAGTTGACATAATTCGCGTACCAAGGGACATCCATTACAGCAAGCGCGAACAATTGATCATCCGGCAAGGAGTCATCAATTGGTAGCCCATCCTTTACATTTTCATGGAATAGTCGAGAGAGATGGTCGGCTACTACATTCTCCAaacctttcttgtctcttatttcaaTATCAAACTCTTGAAGTAAAAGTATCCAGCGGATCAAGCGTGGTTTTTATTCCTTCTTTATTAGCAAGTGCCTCAACGCCGTATGATCGGTATGTAATATTACTTTAGAGCCTACCAAGTAAGAACGGAACTTGTTCATATAGATGACCGCCAAAAGCTTCTTTTCGGTGGTGGTGTAGTTTGCTTGAGTTTCATCTAAGGTTTTgcttgcataatatatggcatgaagTTTGCCATTCTTTATTTGTCCAAGCACCGCTCCCACCGCtacatcactagcatcgcacatcaacTCAAATGGTTCTCCTCAAGTGGGAGGTTGCATAATTGGAGCGGTGATGAGAGCTTAttttaacctattaaaagcattcaaacatTCATTAGTAAATTCAAAGGGCGCATCCTTGCCAAGTAAAAATGTTAAGGGTCGGGCAATAAaaaaaaatccttgataaatctCCGGTAAAAACCGGCATGCCCAAGAAAACTTCTAACTCCTTTGACATTTGTGGGAGGGGGTAAAGTTTTAATCACTTCAATCTTGGCTTGATCCATTTCTAAGCCTTTACTTGACACAACATGACCCAAAATAACCCCGGATGTCACCATAAAGTGACATTTCTCCCAatcgtccataaacacctccattatATCCTCAACATATTCGGAAAATATAGCTAGCATACATCTTTGAAATGTGGCCGGCGCATTGCATAGCCCAAAGGGCATGCGCCTATAAGCAAAGGTGCCAAACGGGCacgtgaaagtggtcttttcttgatcattagggtgaatcgggatttggaaaaaccccgaaaaccCATCAAGGTAGAAAAAGTGAGAGTGTTgggcaagtctttccaacatttggtcaaggaaaaggagggggaaatggtctttcctagTCGCCTTGTTAAGGcgtctatagtctatacacattctccacccggttgtGATTCTTGTTGGGATAAGCTCATTCTTGTCATTGGTTACTACCGTGACcccgcccttctttggcacaacatgcaccgggctcacccatgcactatcggagatagggtaAATGATATTTGCATCATAGAGCTTCAACACCTCATTTCTTACCACTTATTTTATTGCGGGGTTAAGGCGGCGTTGAGGCTCAATGGAAGATGCACCCTCATCCTCCAAGTGAATGCGGTGAGTGCAAAAGGAAgggctaatccccttgatatcatcaattgagtacccaatgacATCCTTAAATTTTCTCACAACATCAAGTAACTTTTGAAGTTCGGTGTCATTGACTGCACTACTGACAATAATAGGGTAAGTGTCATTAGGGCCAAAGAAAGCATGTTTAAGAGTAGAGGGAAGaggtttcaactccacttgaggaggcgtGGATCTCTCCTCTTTTTTACCATCCCTTCTCAAACTCTCAAATTCCTTATCCGGGtcttcttcaattattatttccATGGCCAAAGCATACTCCCGGTGTTCCTTGAAATCCTTTACCTTGCCCTCAAGGAATCCTTGAAACCCTTgtcttcatcaaatttcttcatGTCGACACATTCCTCTACCATGTCAATCATATAACAAGACTTTTCTTCGGAAGGCTTCTTCATAGCCTTGTTCAAGGAGAATTCTACCTTTTCTTCACCCAGTTGAATAGAAAGcttcccatttttcacatcaatcatGGCACCCACTGTGGCAAGGCAAGGGCGCCCTAATATGATGGGAATATTTGAGTCCTCGAGAATATCCATTACATAGAAGTCACAAGGGAATTCAAGTTTACCCACTTTGAGTGGGATATCCTCCACAAAACCAATTGGGTATCTTACCGACCTATCCGCAAGTTGTAGAGAAACCCTTGTTGGTGAAAGCTCATAATTCTTCAACTTCTTGAAAATCTTGAGAGGCATAAGACTAATGctttcccccaaatcacacaaGGCTCTCTTAATATGCACTGTCCCAATTTTGCAAGGTATGAAAAAGTTCCCCGGATCTTCAAGCTTTTGAGGTACCTCATTCATTAGAATGGCGCTATACTCCTTGGATAAATTCACCGTTGTTGTTGGACTCAAGGAATTTTTGTTGGAAATTAACTCCTTCAATAATTTTCCATAGCTTGGTATCTCCTTGATGGCATCAATGAAGGGCATGGTAATGTTGATTCCCTTCATCATGTCCATGAACTTTCCATATTTTTGTTCAATCCTTGCCCTTGCCAACTTTTGTGGAAAAGGAATTAGTGGCACATAAGTTCTCACAACTTGTTGTTTGGGCCCTTCAACAATTTTTGTGGGTTCATCAACTACCTTTGGAGTCTCCACAACAATTTCCACAAGATCATCTTTAACCCCTTTTTCTTCAATCACCTTGGGTGGTACAACCTCAACATCCGGTTTACTACTCTTTCTTTTCTTGATGAATAACCGATCCTCCAACTCTCTCCCGCTCCTCAAATGAATAGCATTTATGGTTTTTGGATTCTCCTCGGTTTTACCCGGAAATTTGCCACATGAGGCTTGTAGTTCGCTCATTTGGGAAGCCAATTGGGAGATTTGATTGTCCGTCATTCGTTGAGAAGCTTGCATTTGggttctaagttggttgatggatGAGGTTGTCTCCTCTTGTTTTTGAGTGGAatggttgatgaattgtgtttGAGTGTTGAcgagttggttttgagaattcaTCAATTGCTCCATCATGAGCTCCATGCTTCACTTTGGTTGGGTGGATTGTTGAAAGGGTTGTGAATTTTATTGGAAAGGTTGAGAATTTTGTTGGAAAGgtgggttgtttggttgattgAGTGGTTGAAATTGTTGTCTTGGTTGGAAGGATCTTCCTTGGAAGCCCGGTGGACCTTGGTTGAATGTTGTGTTCGGTTTTTGAGCTTGAAAGTTTGGTTGttgtgatttttgttggaaggtggggttttggacattttttgAGCCATAGGAAAAGTTTCGGTGGGCTCTCATTCCGGGGTGGTATTGGTTATTGTTAAATGCTTGCTTTGCCGGACTAGACTCTCATACTCAATTCACTTGCTCCATGCAATTGCCCTCTCCTACCATCAAAGGACACTCATTTGGTGGATGTCCTTGATCTCCACAAATTTCACAACTATAAACTTGGTTCCTCATAGAAGAAGAGTTGCTAGATGTGTTGCTTGAACTCATCAAGGCAACTTGTTGTTTGAGCTCTTCTATTAACCCTTTAACCTCAACATTGTTGGCCGACTCAACGGTGGACTTTCCCTTCCTTGTGCCTATCATTATTCCAATAAAAAGTACAAGAAGCCATTTCCTCAATAAGCTCATTGGCCGTCTTGTGATCAATTTTATCTAATGCCCTCTTTTCCGAACCGGAATCTAGGTTCATCTTCATTTCATTGCTCAACCCCTCATAAAAGTTGTTGATCAACTCATCATCTCCAATCCCGTGATGGGGACACAACCTTTGGAGTCCCTTGTAC is a window encoding:
- the LOC141641495 gene encoding uncharacterized protein LOC141641495 produces the protein MELMMEQLMNSQNQLVNTQTQFINHSTQKQEETTSSINQLRTQMQASQRMTDNQISQLASQMSELQASCGKFPGKTEENPKTINAIHLRSGRELEDRLFIKKRKSSKPDVEVVPPKVIEEKGVKDDLVEIVVETPKVVDEPTKIVEGPKQQVVRTYVPLIPFPQKLARARIEQKYGKFMDMMKGINITMPFIDAIKEIPSYGKLLKELISNKNSLSPTTTVNLSKEYSAILMNEVPQKLEDPGNFFIPCKIGTVHIKRALCDLGESISLMPLKIFKKLKNYELSPTRVSLQLADRSVRYPIGFVEDIPLKVGKLEFPCDFYVMDILEDSNIPIILGRPCLATVGAMIDVKNGKLSIQLGEEKVEFSLNKAMKKPSEEKSCYMIDMVEECVDMKKFDEDKGFKDSLRAR